In Fusarium musae strain F31 chromosome 7, whole genome shotgun sequence, a single window of DNA contains:
- a CDS encoding hypothetical protein (EggNog:ENOG41), protein MCGTDNDSAEAPAPHPASRANLPSSSPYSQVQDYLSNTQRYQIIESTLREGEQFANAFFTREHKVKIATMLSEFGCQYIELTSPVSSQASYDDCKYICSLGLKAKILTHVRCNMEDAKRAVECGVDGVDLVIGTSSFLREYSHGKSMAMIKQTYVPFPETDAPVPNKRNSKGVEVRFSSEDSFRSDLVDILALYQAVDKAGVNRVGIADTVGHPSEELLPEWSTTSSARSEVWWAATLVRIQTRRFFTHTPCQSLFSTLQVASYDENFANKSKECHFHDDTGCSVANAVTALEGGATHVDTSVLGIGERNGITPLGALMARMVVSAPEYTKATFDLPRLKDIEEYVASVVEINIPFNNPVTGFCAFTHKAGIHAKAILANPSTYEIIDPALFGLTRYVNITSRITGWNAVKGRITQLGLDGPGGFETDDQIKEVTAKIKQLADIRPLAIDDADSIIHAYHLQLTGNGKPQETAA, encoded by the exons ATGTGCGGCACTGACAACGATTCAGCCGAGGCTCCCGCCCCGCACCCGGCCTCGAGGGCCAACTTACCGTCGTCCTCGCCTTACAGCCAGGTCCAGGACTACCTGAGCAACACACAGCGATACCAGATCATCGAGTCAACTCTGCGCGAGGGAGAGCAATTCGCCAATGCCTTCTTCACTCGTGAGCACAAGGTCAAGATCGCAACCATGCTCTC TGAGTTTGGATGTCAGTATATTGAGCTTACGAGCCCTGTGAGCTCCCAAGCCTCATACGACGACTGCAAGTACATTTGCTCGCTTGGACTCAAG GCCAAGATCTTGACACACGTTCGATGCAACATGGAAGATGCCAAGCGCGCAGTG GAATGCGGAGTTGACGGTGTAGATCTCGTCATCGGCACTTCATCCTTCCTTCGCGAGTACAGCCATGGAAAGTCCATGGCTATGATCAAGCAGACGTATGTGCCCTTTCCCGAGACCG ACGCACCAGTCCCTAATAAACGCAATAGCAAGGGAGTTGAGGTGCGATTTAGTTCCGAGGACAGTTTCCGATCCGACCTCGTCGATATCCTCGCCCTTTACCAGGCCGT GGACAAGGCAGGCGTGAACCGCGTTGGTATCGCCGACACTGTAGGGCATCC GTCGGAGGAGCTACTCCCCGAATGGTCTACGACCTCGTCCGCACGCTCCGAG GTGTGGTGGGCTGCGACATTGGTGCGTATTCAAACCCGACGTTTCTTCACTCACACTCCTTGTCAATCCCTCTTCTCTACTCTACAAGTTGCTTCTTATGATGAAAACTTTGCTAACAAGTCTAAAGAATGCCACTTCCATGACGATACTGGCTGCTCAGTCGC GAACGCTGTCACTGCCCTCGAAG GAGGAGCCACACACGTGGACACGTCTGTGCTAGGAATTGGAGAGC GAAACGGCATCACCCCTCT TGGTGCTTTGATGGCTCGCATGGTCGTAAGCGCGCCAGAGTATACCAAGGCGACATTTGATCTTCCACGCTTGAAAGATATTGAGGAGTATGTTGCGAGTGTTGTCGAGATCAACATTCCATTCAACAACCCCGTCACTG GCTTCTGTGCCTTTACGCACAAGGCTGGTATCCACGCCAAGGCTATTCTGGCGAATCCCTCTACTTACGAG ATCATCGACCCTGCGCTGTTCGGAT TGACTCGCTACGTTAACATTACCTCAAGAATCACCGGATGGAACGCGGTCAAGGGCAGAAT TACCCAACTCGGCCTGGACGGACCCGGTGGCTTCGAGACCGACGACCAAATCAAGGAAGT cactgccaagatcaagcaacTGGCCGAC ATCCGACCACTTGCTATCGACGATGCGGATTCTATTATCCACGCATACCATCTTCAGCTCACGGGCAATGGTAAGCCGCAGGAGACCGCTGCTTGA
- a CDS encoding hypothetical protein (EggNog:ENOG41): protein MDFIKNAVSGGSKSDDASKTDSKTDSNNQEDYVDKGVEFLNKQAGFNISRDNQEKATDFARSQYEKQTGNKVDPKISN, encoded by the exons ATGGATTTTATCAAGAACGCTGTGTCTGGTGGCTCCAAGTCTGATGATGCCTCCAAGACCGACTCCAAGACCGACTCCAACAACCAGGAGGACTATGTCGATAAGG GTGTTGAATTCCTCAACAAGCAGGctggcttcaacatctcccgCGACAACCAGGAGAAGGCTACCGACTTTGCCCGCAGCCAGTACGAGAAGCAGACTGG caacaaggtcGACCCCAAGATCTCTAACTAG
- a CDS encoding hypothetical protein (EggNog:ENOG41): protein MSYTLYDAAILHTKEALNSLSSILKKAESHANAASFTTAKLAPDMLDLSFQVHFTTDTAQKIVARTTGTEPLTLSRDECTTFEQYHKRIAQVLEVVEKADRELVEKRGAEVVTIGLGPGKSADMKVRDYVQGYGIPNVFFHLTTAYAILRKEGVELGKQDYIGAFMNQYF from the coding sequence ATGAGCTACACACTCTACGACGCCGCCATCCTCCACACCAAGGAAGCTCTCAACTCCTTGTCCTCCATCCTCAAGAAAGCCGAGTCCCACGCCAACGCCGCGTCCTTCACCACCGCCAAACTGGCCCCTGACATGCTGGACCTGAGCTTCCAGGTCCACTTCACCACCGACACAGCGCAAAAGATTGTCGCGCGCACAACCGGCACCGAGCCGCTGACCCTGTCCCGCGACGAGTGCACTACATTTGAGCAGTACCACAAGAGAATCGCGCAGGTTCTCGAGGTTGTGGAGAAGGCTGATAGGGAACTTGTTGAGAAGCGTGGTGCGGAGGTTGTTACTATTGGGCTGGGACCGGGGAAGAGTGCGGATATGAAGGTTAGGGATTATGTGCAGGGATATGGAATTCCTAATGTCTTCTTTCACTTGACGACTGCGTATGCGATTTTGAGGAAGGAGGGTGTTGAGTTGGGGAAGCAGGATTATATCGGTGCCTTCATGAACCAGTACTTTTAA
- a CDS encoding hypothetical protein (EggNog:ENOG41): MDQFLLPFVKEHCLSCLPPQQDYLKLKALYLEKIHPIMPIIPESALEGDEPVSVVLKQLICLAASTDPSMALYLHLQNKGDDLLPCQDFMQSLSSAVRAILETSIITDRVLHIRALILLSLYTQPNSSEEADLPAQLGGRAIHHIQTLGLHLLRYDGPNSEELETLFCAVWAVDRINAAVYGRPCVMHERDIGANLDGCIRKRPPCFRLFLSVVQWLDQVIELYRPGPSAEASGLDKIAYIDLPVLEAMIVNADALKVPGSLIGKSPIQSSTHLIIPATIETFYHAVIILSCRLPRPGTLTAASTLPPPSANARRSLAAERIACAVLRDHLSPMPFVPYAVCLALSVEYRKMRHSRLPMFRSRAMHAFRRNCEMLRRFGDYFWSANVVAGLGERVLKEMERAANTLTRESPSPAPAVVTAVAVTNPSMVNAVPSVEQAVDFSLIDAISGADVFGAIDPSFNLGAVEDALEANLDIGLPMNWVDWVQYATLS; this comes from the coding sequence ATGGATCAGTTCTTACTACCGTTTGTCAAAGAGCACTGTCTATCGTGTCTGCCTCCACAGCAAGACTACCTCAAATTAAAAGCACTGTATCTGGAAAAGATTCATCCCATCATGCCGATCATACCGGAGTCTGCGCTGGAGGGTGATGAACCAGTGAGTGTGGTGCTGAAACAACTCATCTGTCTCGCTGCATCTACAGACCCAAGCATGGCGCTgtatcttcatctccagaaCAAAGGCGATGATCTCCTCCCCTGCCAAGACTTTATGCAATCCCTCTCCTCCGCCGTCCGCGCCATCCTCGAAACAAGCATCATAACAGATCGCGTCCTTCACATCCGCGCCCTCATCCTCTTATCGCTATACACACAGCCCAACTCCTCCGAAGAAGCAGACCTCCCCGCACAACTGGGCGGCCGCGCTATTCACCACATCCAGACTTTAGGCCTTCACCTGCTGAGATATGACGGGCCCAACTCTGAGGAGCTGGAGACGCTGTTTTGTGCGGTTTGGGCGGTTGATCGGATTAACGCGGCGGTTTATGGGAGGCCGTGTGTTATGCATGAGAGGGATATAGGCGCGAATCTGGATGGGTGTATTAGGAAGAGACCGCCGTGCTTTAGGCTGTTTCTGAGTGTGGTGCAGTGGTTGGATCAGGTCATTGAGCTGTATCGCCCGGGGCCCAGTGCTGAGGCGAGCGGGCTGGATAAGATTGCGTATATTGATCTTCCAGTTCTCGAGGCCATGATCGTCAACGCCGATGCCCTCAAAGTACCAGGTTCACTAATCGGTAAGTCTCCCATTCAGTCAAGTACACATCTAATAATCCCAGCAACGATTGAAACCTTCTACCACGCCGTCATCATCCTATCATGTCGTCTCCCACGCCCAGGCACACtaacagcagcatcaaccCTGCCTCCCCCATCCGCCAACGCCCGTCGCTCCCTCGCAGCAGAACGCATCGCCTGCGCCGTCCTGCGCGACCACCTCTCCCCCATGCCCTTCGTCCCCTACGCAGTCTGCCTCGCCCTAAGCGTAGAGTACCGCAAGATGCGCCACTCCCGCCTGCCCATGTTCCGCTCGCGCGCCATGCACGCATTCCGTCGCAACTGCGAGATGCTCCGCAGATTCGGCGACTACTTCTGGAGCGCCAACGTGGTAGCCGGTTTGGGCGAGCGGGTgctcaaggagatggagCGCGCTGCTAACACGCTCACGCGGGAATCACCGTCGCCGGCGCCCGCGGTGGTGACTGCTGTGGCCGTGACGAATCCGAGCATGGTCAATGCTGTGCCGAGCGTGGAGCAGGCCGTGGACTTTTCGCTGATTGATGCGATCTCGGGGGCGGATGTGTTTGGGGCTATTGATCCGAGTTTTAACCTGGGGGCTGTGGAAGATGCGCTGGAGGCGAATCTGGATATCGGGCTGCCGATGAATTGGGTTGATTGGGTGCAGTATGCTACGCTGTCGTGA
- a CDS encoding hypothetical protein (EggNog:ENOG41) has protein sequence MDDIHLPIAIRRSRRSSIKPEPDMPSSPMPSKTPKRSRRVRFSDPGASSSGLTPMVNRFTVATPKRRRHSSLPVQTTPSTIRSSPALPESGEVTFLPLRQVLDGRVQRRIRRNGLSEEMNTIQQEKRRRNQEAKDEIEKLRSELKARDREIYELQNATIVIDTDRIWDLEKQIQDLQDELSKRSGRAMDQSRGYNWTLAAREKFSQDFMDMTPDEDQFGDETMAQFICSTPSRARTSFMTPPATSPTVPGTPIFEPMETTATVGVQACLPDPRQLELEEEVSSLQLEVAKLTDTLESYKTLSGRLSDKLSDYSPRDQSGLEAQIDAMLQAMSDRTCALQTLTSSITKLGFTGSDASEMITTLITNFRAARLELEYLTPGEITLPLSSHGAEVLDLMLTRLRDMAKRAKEDEDAIDEYHEIELSLRKQLDARVTVMDGLKAEMGKAEKLISDKIARIRELEVANQRLKGAVDGYIRDISELEDLVQRMEREGHDAKDEYAVQLEVKHKILTRKEDTIASLEAKLSSALSRSSDLQSQIQTLQTSHTQTISTLNKKHGSALAARDSSVLKYRSEIDKLNESLRSAHDKICGLRVENGGLRREVDEERVKAKEVIDAMKEELERVVKMSQEFLTPRKEESQEGVVKEQGVRRFTHSELPSEFGRSKPLIKMQSHQ, from the exons ATGGACGACATTCATCTCCCCATCGCAATAAGACGCTCCCgccgcagcagcatcaaACCAGAGCCAGATATGCCATCATCCCCAATGCCCTCCAAGACCCCCAAGCGCTCCCGACGAGTCCGCTTCTCCGACCCAGGCGCCTCTTCATCCGGCTTAACCCCCATGGTCAATCGCTTCACCGTCGCAACACCCAAACGCCGTCGCCACTCATCCCTCCCTGTCCAAACAACCCCGAGCACAATCCGCTCAAGTCCTGCACTCCCTGAAAGCGGTGAAGTAACTTTTCTACCACTGCGACAAGTCCTCGATGGTCGCGTGCAGCGCAGAATTCGTCGCAATGGTCTGAGCGAGGAGATGAACACGATTCAACAGGAAAAGCGCCGTCGGAACCAAGAAGCAAAGGACGAAAttgagaagttgaggagTGAACTGAAAGCACGAGATCGCGAGATTTATGAATTGCAGAATGCGACTATTGTTATCGACACAGATCGCATTTgggatcttgagaagcagaTCCAAGACCTTCAGGATGAGCTGTCCAAGAGATCTGGTCGCGCTATGGATCAGAGCAGAGGGTACAACTGGACTCTTGCAGCAAGGGAGAAGTTTTCGCAGGACTTCATGGACATGACGCCTGATGAGGATCAGTTTGGGGATGAGACTATGGCGCAGTTCATTTGTAGTACGCCTTCGAGGGCGCGGACTTCGTTTATGACGCCGCCTGCTACGAGTCCTACTGTGCCTGGGACGCCGATCTTTGAACCGATGGAGACCACGGCTACGGTTGGTGTTCAAGCTTGTTTGCCGGATCCGAGgcagttggagttggaggaagAGGTGTCGTCGCTTCAATTGGAGGTTGCGAAGTTGACGGATACTCTTGAATCTTACAAGACTCTCAGCGGACGCTTGAGCGACAAATTGTCGGACTACTCACCTAGGGATCAGTCGGGTCTTGAGGCACAGATTGATGCTATGCTGCAAGCAATGTCCGATAGAACATGTGCTCTTCAAACACTCACGTCCTCCATCACAAAACTCGGCTTCACGGGCTCCGATGCCAGCGAAATGATAACAACCCTCATCACAAACTTCCGCGCCGCCCGCCTAGAGCTCGAGTACCTTACCCCAGGCGAAATCACCCTCCCCTTATCATCCCACGGCGCAGAAGTCCTAGATCTCATGCTTACACGCCTGCGTGACATGGCGAAGCGCGcaaaggaagatgaagatgctaTAGATGAGTATCACGAGATCGAGCTCTCCCTCCGTAAGCAACTCGATGCAAGAGTCACAGTCATGGATGGCTTGAAAGCAGAGATGggaaaggctgagaagcttATCAGTGATAAGATTGCGAGGATTAGAGAGCTTGAGGTTGCGAATCAGAGGCTTAAGGGTGCTGTGGATGGGTATATCCGCGATATTTCAGAGCTGGAAGATCTGGTTCAGCGGATGGAGCGCGAAGGTCATGATGCAAAGGATGAGTACGCTGTGCAGTTGGAGGTCAAGCACAAGATCCTCACTCGCAAAGAAGACACCATCGCTTCTCTAGAAGCCAAACTCTCATCCGCCCTCTCCCGCTCCTCGGATCTGCAATCCCAAATCCAGACTCTGCAAACCAGCCATACTCAAACAATTTCAACCCTTAACAAAAAGCACGGCTCAGCCCTCGCAGCGCGCGACTCCAGCGTTCTCAAATACCGAAGTGAGATCGACAAGCTAAATGAATCTCTGCGCTCGGCACATGATAAAATCTGCGGACTGCGCGTTGAGAACGGTGGGTTACGGAGGGAAGTTGACGAGGAGAGAGTCAAAGCGAAAGAGGTTATCGATGcgatgaaggaggagttggagAGGGTAGTAAAGATGAGTCAGGAGTTTTTGACGCCGCGAAAGGAAGAGTCACAGGAAGGGGTTGTGAAGGAGCAGGGGGTTAGGAGG TTTACTCACTCGGAATTACCGTCCGAGTTCGGCCGTTCGAAACCGCTTATCAAGATGCAATCTCATCAATAA